A single region of the Candidatus Hydrogenedentota bacterium genome encodes:
- a CDS encoding type II toxin-antitoxin system prevent-host-death family antitoxin: MKVTLSDLRRNPGKIVEAIKRGETVTLSKRGKEIAYIIPKHSAKAPMSASISVSSCSAIGMWKDREDMKDPSTRTTGDTGPYSSRS, encoded by the coding sequence ATGAAGGTCACCCTTTCAGACCTGCGTCGTAATCCCGGGAAGATCGTCGAGGCGATCAAGCGCGGCGAGACGGTCACGCTGTCCAAGCGCGGGAAGGAGATTGCATACATCATTCCAAAGCACTCGGCAAAGGCACCGATGTCGGCGTCGATCTCGGTCTCGTCATGTTCCGCTATTGGAATGTGGAAAGACCGTGAAGACATGAAAGATCCCTCGACCAGGACTACAGGGGATACAGGTCCCTATTCCTCAAGATCGTAG
- a CDS encoding glycoside hydrolase family 5 protein translates to MSASFVVFMALAAGPVLGVDSSRFTLDERPAFLLGISYYGALAIEDKAIVAGDLDEMKALGFNWVRVWVTWNAFENNVSAVAPDGSVRRPYMDRLLRLCKLAGTRGMVVDVTVTRGKAPDFPSTMAEHEAVMQTLARELKPYRNVYFDVGNERNVGDERHVPMSEVGRLVESIKRIDPDRLCTASQGGDISDEEFGNYLETGKVDFVAPHRGRYAGSAAETGETTRHYLDLMKGGRIVPVLYQEPFRRGYADWEPKADDFRTDLEQSKASGAAGWCFHNGSVRSGKGDERPRRSFDLRPEEGRLFDQFDAEERAFLDSLKKR, encoded by the coding sequence ATGTCGGCTTCATTCGTGGTCTTCATGGCGCTTGCGGCGGGTCCCGTTCTTGGTGTCGATTCATCCCGCTTTACGCTCGATGAGCGGCCCGCGTTTCTGCTGGGTATTAGCTATTACGGGGCCTTGGCCATCGAGGACAAGGCGATTGTGGCGGGCGATCTCGACGAGATGAAGGCGCTCGGCTTTAATTGGGTGCGGGTATGGGTGACGTGGAATGCATTCGAAAACAACGTGAGCGCCGTCGCGCCGGATGGCTCGGTACGGCGGCCGTATATGGACCGCTTGCTGCGACTCTGCAAGCTTGCGGGTACGCGCGGCATGGTGGTCGACGTGACGGTGACGCGGGGCAAGGCTCCGGATTTTCCGAGCACCATGGCGGAACATGAAGCCGTGATGCAGACCTTGGCCCGCGAACTAAAACCGTATCGCAATGTCTATTTCGACGTGGGGAACGAGCGCAACGTGGGCGATGAGCGCCATGTGCCGATGAGCGAAGTGGGCCGTCTCGTCGAGTCGATCAAGCGCATCGATCCGGACCGGCTGTGTACCGCGTCGCAGGGCGGCGACATCAGCGACGAGGAATTCGGCAACTACCTTGAAACGGGCAAGGTGGATTTCGTCGCGCCGCATCGTGGGCGCTACGCGGGCAGCGCCGCGGAAACCGGCGAGACGACGCGGCACTATCTGGACTTGATGAAGGGCGGACGCATCGTGCCGGTGTTGTATCAGGAGCCGTTCCGGCGCGGGTATGCGGATTGGGAACCGAAGGCGGACGACTTCAGAACGGACCTCGAACAGTCGAAGGCATCGGGAGCCGCAGGCTGGTGCTTTCACAACGGGTCGGTACGCAGCGGGAAAGGCGACGAACGCCCGCGACGGTCTTTCGACTTGCGACCGGAGGAAGGCAGATTGTTCGACCAATTCGACGCGGAAGAACGCGCGTTCCTTGACTCGCTCAAGAAACGCTGA
- a CDS encoding BNR repeat-containing protein: MTRITHLGVVFLFFAAAAIAAENSAWTTDHRWGGIGGIFLLPDTGELWVEVEKADLNRSDKPTFMTLILFGPDRQVLDEKTIPDDGQAKGSGTGPVQHARVATTVRGVGIYGVLVTVSNDRYGENVEWGFRTNCTHYVIETARGHRDADHEEPIVLRNPDVAGDVCFVPRAGEFTIDVAEASSESGPLELFNALDEKVGELPIGSDGTGSAKFRADTVSAMEPWRLHLPKYSGSVQIDGVTRWSQKDSFRDETLWSPQKDSWFGFAAVRWMLTPYSNTIYAGTQEDGTSTFQVHNNDSRSTAVTLDIEFPEDKKWSAELDKSEVTLGPNQSTEVTLRYQLPAEGDQWECKVRAIPNDAPELATFSTFRLRRGIAPALAPLSMPLDLKPFQHENEQLGYAPSCPLTNQVYFDMNNRPVVNNGDGLSVLNDGKWPTASYTAPGSAPIRSATTKVAFDRDNGIYSIGDANGKVLLYSGDGGNHFAATAIPAPGTCDIEQFSGHNLPDGPPPFVQFNLTEKDPNLIWRRLNDMLLYLPKKEADGTVSLQEPVLITKKCIGYSGHSGMPSTIVSRGSKVHVVWAEATDPAEQVPGVPTYAATYDRETGTLGAPALIGYGPPANDVHNTPCITMDSEGYLHVLIGTHGATFKYSRSLKPNSTADGWTPAEDLGAGLRQTYVGMVCDKDDTLHVVFRLWQDDTQRFPSGIYACLAYMSKRKGEAWSAPRLLVVPPFSEYSVYYHRLTIDRKGRLFLSYDYWSTLWFYRNDHMGSRRALMMSPDSGATWKLVDSSDFAQ; this comes from the coding sequence ATGACACGCATCACACATCTCGGGGTTGTCTTCCTGTTCTTCGCGGCTGCCGCAATTGCGGCGGAGAACTCGGCCTGGACCACGGACCACCGCTGGGGTGGAATTGGCGGAATCTTTCTGTTGCCTGATACGGGTGAACTCTGGGTCGAAGTCGAGAAGGCCGACCTGAATCGTTCCGACAAACCAACTTTCATGACACTTATTCTCTTCGGTCCCGACAGGCAAGTGCTTGACGAAAAGACTATTCCTGACGACGGCCAAGCCAAGGGCAGCGGGACGGGTCCCGTCCAACACGCTCGTGTCGCGACTACCGTTCGCGGTGTGGGCATCTACGGCGTACTCGTCACGGTCTCGAATGACCGGTACGGCGAGAACGTGGAGTGGGGGTTCCGCACCAATTGCACGCATTACGTGATTGAGACTGCGCGCGGCCACCGCGACGCCGATCACGAAGAGCCAATCGTGCTTCGAAATCCGGATGTCGCTGGCGACGTGTGTTTCGTGCCGCGCGCGGGCGAGTTCACCATCGACGTCGCCGAAGCGTCATCGGAGTCCGGCCCCCTGGAACTGTTCAACGCGCTCGATGAGAAAGTGGGAGAGTTGCCCATCGGCTCCGACGGTACCGGTTCCGCGAAGTTTCGCGCCGATACGGTATCTGCGATGGAGCCGTGGCGGTTGCATCTGCCCAAGTATTCCGGGAGCGTCCAAATTGATGGCGTGACACGCTGGTCGCAGAAGGATTCGTTTCGCGACGAGACGCTGTGGTCGCCGCAGAAGGACTCATGGTTTGGGTTCGCCGCCGTGCGTTGGATGCTGACTCCGTACTCGAACACAATCTATGCGGGCACTCAGGAAGACGGCACGAGCACGTTCCAGGTTCATAACAACGATTCCAGAAGCACCGCCGTTACTTTGGATATCGAGTTCCCTGAGGACAAGAAGTGGTCCGCGGAACTGGACAAGTCCGAGGTAACGCTCGGACCCAATCAATCCACGGAGGTCACGCTTAGATATCAATTGCCGGCTGAAGGCGATCAGTGGGAGTGCAAAGTGCGCGCAATTCCGAATGACGCGCCAGAACTCGCAACCTTCTCGACCTTCCGACTGCGCCGAGGCATCGCGCCCGCTTTGGCGCCGCTTTCGATGCCGCTCGATTTGAAGCCTTTCCAACACGAAAACGAACAACTCGGCTACGCCCCGTCGTGCCCGTTGACCAATCAGGTCTACTTCGATATGAACAATCGGCCGGTTGTGAATAACGGCGATGGCCTGTCAGTCTTGAACGATGGCAAATGGCCGACTGCCTCTTACACCGCGCCGGGGAGCGCGCCAATACGTTCGGCGACCACCAAGGTCGCGTTCGATCGCGATAACGGCATCTACTCAATCGGCGACGCAAATGGGAAGGTGCTCCTTTATTCGGGCGATGGCGGGAACCATTTCGCCGCCACCGCGATCCCCGCGCCCGGGACGTGCGACATCGAGCAGTTCTCCGGACACAACCTTCCCGATGGGCCACCGCCTTTTGTGCAATTCAATCTGACGGAGAAAGACCCTAATCTCATTTGGCGTCGATTGAACGATATGCTTCTCTATCTTCCCAAGAAGGAAGCAGACGGAACGGTCTCCCTGCAAGAGCCTGTCTTGATCACGAAGAAATGCATCGGCTACTCGGGACACTCCGGCATGCCTTCAACCATCGTGTCGCGCGGTTCCAAGGTTCACGTCGTGTGGGCCGAAGCCACGGACCCGGCGGAACAGGTGCCCGGCGTCCCAACCTATGCGGCCACCTACGACCGTGAGACGGGAACGCTGGGCGCGCCCGCGCTGATCGGCTACGGGCCTCCCGCGAACGACGTTCACAACACGCCGTGCATCACGATGGACAGCGAAGGATATCTCCACGTGCTCATTGGCACGCACGGGGCCACGTTCAAGTACTCGCGCTCGCTGAAACCCAACAGCACCGCAGACGGTTGGACGCCCGCGGAAGACTTGGGAGCGGGCCTGCGCCAAACCTACGTGGGCATGGTCTGCGACAAGGACGACACGCTCCACGTGGTGTTTCGTCTTTGGCAGGACGATACGCAGCGATTCCCCTCGGGCATCTATGCATGCCTCGCGTACATGAGCAAGCGAAAGGGAGAAGCGTGGTCCGCGCCGCGGCTGCTTGTCGTGCCGCCGTTCTCCGAGTACAGCGTGTACTACCACCGTCTGACCATCGACCGGAAAGGACGCCTCTTCCTGTCCTACGATTACTGGTCCACGTTGTGGTTCTACCGCAACGACCACATGGGTTCGAGGCGCGCCCTGATGATGTCGCCGGACAGCGGCGCCACGTGGAAACTGGTGGATTCCTCGGACTTCGCGCAGTGA